The following are encoded in a window of Euwallacea fornicatus isolate EFF26 chromosome 21, ASM4011564v1, whole genome shotgun sequence genomic DNA:
- the LOC136346015 gene encoding WD repeat-containing protein 26 isoform X2 produces MQQPTSNGVVENGASCSSNGHCSDVTANGVTLTSSAQDIVRIIGQYLSSEGLNRTCDVLMTESGCRLDHPAATKFKLHVMDGDWSKADHDLQELRPLLGASNNILFLLLEQKYLEYLEDGRVLDALHVLRNELTPLQHNTTRVHQLSSYMMCSNNEELHERTNWKGKGKESRLALMEKLQAFLPPNVMLPPNRLRHLLEQALERQTLYCTHHNTQDKVTLANVSLLSDHMCGKDDFPVHAIQVLNDHCDEVWFCAFSPDGKKLATGSKDTNVIIWDVNPDTCKLTLRKVLEGQNYGVAYISWNPDSKHLIACGPEDSPEVWLWNLETEKYLKVTQSPEDALTCCAWHKDGSKFVVGGIRGHFYECNMEGTVLESWEGVRVSGLWYRSDGRTVLAADSHYRIKAYDFDDMIDQELVQENHPIMTFTIDKNDRLALLNVATQGVHLWDLNDKNLVRRYQGVTQGHFTIHSTFGGFNQDFIASGSEDHQVYIWHIRNEQPIATLQGHTRTVNCVAWNPVYPHMMVSVSDDFTIRVWGPKSKVPKPAGVS; encoded by the exons ATGCAGCAACCAACTAGTAATGGGGTTGTAGAAAATGGTGCCTCCTGCTCTTCAAATGGACACTGCAGTGATGTCACTGCGAATGGTGTCACCCTCACTAGTAGCGCGCAAGACATTGTGCGGATTATCGGACAATATCTCAGCAGTGAAGGCCTCAa tcgCACTTGTGACGTTCTAATGACTGAATCAGGCTGCCGCTTGGACCATCCAGCAGCCACTAAATTCAAACTTCATGTAATGGATGGAGATTGGAGTAAAGCGGATCATGATTTACAAGAACTTAGACCATTATTAGGAGCTAGTAACAATATTTTG TTTTTGCTTCTTGAACAGAAGTACCTGGAATATCTCGAAGACGGCAGGGTCTTAGATGCGTTGCATGTTTTAAGAAATGAACTGACGCCTTTGCAGCATAACACGACCAGGGTTCATCAACTTTCTAGTTATATGATGTGCTCAAATAATGAAGAACTGCATGAAAGAACTAAttg GAAAGGCAAAGGCAAAGAATCTCGACTGGCATTAATGGAGAAACTACAGGCTTTTTTGCCTCCTAATGTGATGCTGCCTCCAAATCGCCTGCGGCATCTTTTGGAGCAGGCTTTAGAACGGCAAACGCTTTATTGCACGCATCATAACACTCAGGATAAAgtaactttagcaaatgttTCTCTGCTATCCGACCACATGTGTGGTAAAGACGATTTTCCCGTGCACGCAATTCAG GTCTTAAATGATCACTGTGATGAGGTATGGTTTTGCGCATTTTCTCCCGATGGTAAAAAACTAGCAACTGGTTCAAAGGATACAAATGTTATTATATGGGACGTCAATCCAGATACTTGCAAGCTTACCCTAAGGAAGGTTCTAGAGGGTCAGAATTAtg GAGTAGCCTATATTAGCTGGAACCCCGATTCTAAACATCTAATAGCATGTGGGCCTGAAGATAGTCCTGAAGTGTGGTTGTGGAATTTGGAGACTGAGAAATACTTGAAGGTGACACAATCTCCGGAAGACGCACTGACATGTTGTGCGTGGCATAAAGACGGCAGTAAATTTGTC GTGGGTGGAATTAGAGGCCATTTTTATGAATGTAACATGGAGGGCACAGTTCTCGAATCTTGGGAAGGGGTTCGAGTCAGTGGCTTATGGTATCGCAGTGATGGAAGGACTGTTTTAGCAGCCGATTCTCACTATAGGATAAAGGCTTACGATTTTGACGATATGATAGATCAAGAGCT gGTTCAAGAGAACCATCCTATCATGACCTTCACCATCGATAAGAACGATCGATTGGCTCTATTAAACGTAGCCACGCAGGGAGTACATCTGTGGGACCTGAACGATAAAAATTTGGTTAGACGTTATCAAGGCGTTACGCAGGGGCATTTTACCATCCATTCGACCTTCGGTGGGTTTAATCAAGATTTTATTGCTAGTGGAAGTGAGGATCATCAG GTGTACATTTGGCATATCAGAAATGAGCAACCGATCGCCACTCTCCAAGGCCACACTCGCACTGTAAATTGTGTCGCTTGGAACCCCGTATATCCTCACATGATGGTGTCCGTTTCCGACGACTTCACTATCCGGGTGTGGGGTCCCAAAAGCAAAGTGCCAAAGCCAGCAGGAGTCAGCTAA
- the LOC136346015 gene encoding WD repeat-containing protein 26 isoform X1 has product MQQPTSNGVVENGASCSSNGHCSDVTANGVTLTSSAQDIVRIIGQYLSSEGLNRTCDVLMTESGCRLDHPAATKFKLHVMDGDWSKADHDLQELRPLLGASNNILDMKFLLLEQKYLEYLEDGRVLDALHVLRNELTPLQHNTTRVHQLSSYMMCSNNEELHERTNWKGKGKESRLALMEKLQAFLPPNVMLPPNRLRHLLEQALERQTLYCTHHNTQDKVTLANVSLLSDHMCGKDDFPVHAIQVLNDHCDEVWFCAFSPDGKKLATGSKDTNVIIWDVNPDTCKLTLRKVLEGQNYGVAYISWNPDSKHLIACGPEDSPEVWLWNLETEKYLKVTQSPEDALTCCAWHKDGSKFVVGGIRGHFYECNMEGTVLESWEGVRVSGLWYRSDGRTVLAADSHYRIKAYDFDDMIDQELVQENHPIMTFTIDKNDRLALLNVATQGVHLWDLNDKNLVRRYQGVTQGHFTIHSTFGGFNQDFIASGSEDHQVYIWHIRNEQPIATLQGHTRTVNCVAWNPVYPHMMVSVSDDFTIRVWGPKSKVPKPAGVS; this is encoded by the exons ATGCAGCAACCAACTAGTAATGGGGTTGTAGAAAATGGTGCCTCCTGCTCTTCAAATGGACACTGCAGTGATGTCACTGCGAATGGTGTCACCCTCACTAGTAGCGCGCAAGACATTGTGCGGATTATCGGACAATATCTCAGCAGTGAAGGCCTCAa tcgCACTTGTGACGTTCTAATGACTGAATCAGGCTGCCGCTTGGACCATCCAGCAGCCACTAAATTCAAACTTCATGTAATGGATGGAGATTGGAGTAAAGCGGATCATGATTTACAAGAACTTAGACCATTATTAGGAGCTAGTAACAATATTTTG GACATGAAGTTTTTGCTTCTTGAACAGAAGTACCTGGAATATCTCGAAGACGGCAGGGTCTTAGATGCGTTGCATGTTTTAAGAAATGAACTGACGCCTTTGCAGCATAACACGACCAGGGTTCATCAACTTTCTAGTTATATGATGTGCTCAAATAATGAAGAACTGCATGAAAGAACTAAttg GAAAGGCAAAGGCAAAGAATCTCGACTGGCATTAATGGAGAAACTACAGGCTTTTTTGCCTCCTAATGTGATGCTGCCTCCAAATCGCCTGCGGCATCTTTTGGAGCAGGCTTTAGAACGGCAAACGCTTTATTGCACGCATCATAACACTCAGGATAAAgtaactttagcaaatgttTCTCTGCTATCCGACCACATGTGTGGTAAAGACGATTTTCCCGTGCACGCAATTCAG GTCTTAAATGATCACTGTGATGAGGTATGGTTTTGCGCATTTTCTCCCGATGGTAAAAAACTAGCAACTGGTTCAAAGGATACAAATGTTATTATATGGGACGTCAATCCAGATACTTGCAAGCTTACCCTAAGGAAGGTTCTAGAGGGTCAGAATTAtg GAGTAGCCTATATTAGCTGGAACCCCGATTCTAAACATCTAATAGCATGTGGGCCTGAAGATAGTCCTGAAGTGTGGTTGTGGAATTTGGAGACTGAGAAATACTTGAAGGTGACACAATCTCCGGAAGACGCACTGACATGTTGTGCGTGGCATAAAGACGGCAGTAAATTTGTC GTGGGTGGAATTAGAGGCCATTTTTATGAATGTAACATGGAGGGCACAGTTCTCGAATCTTGGGAAGGGGTTCGAGTCAGTGGCTTATGGTATCGCAGTGATGGAAGGACTGTTTTAGCAGCCGATTCTCACTATAGGATAAAGGCTTACGATTTTGACGATATGATAGATCAAGAGCT gGTTCAAGAGAACCATCCTATCATGACCTTCACCATCGATAAGAACGATCGATTGGCTCTATTAAACGTAGCCACGCAGGGAGTACATCTGTGGGACCTGAACGATAAAAATTTGGTTAGACGTTATCAAGGCGTTACGCAGGGGCATTTTACCATCCATTCGACCTTCGGTGGGTTTAATCAAGATTTTATTGCTAGTGGAAGTGAGGATCATCAG GTGTACATTTGGCATATCAGAAATGAGCAACCGATCGCCACTCTCCAAGGCCACACTCGCACTGTAAATTGTGTCGCTTGGAACCCCGTATATCCTCACATGATGGTGTCCGTTTCCGACGACTTCACTATCCGGGTGTGGGGTCCCAAAAGCAAAGTGCCAAAGCCAGCAGGAGTCAGCTAA
- the frtz gene encoding WD repeat-containing and planar cell polarity effector protein fritz produces MSAFLSDIHFWTTQEDILIKETDYGSFKYYQKKESCLSSNALAKRTFCEQSGITSIPNNKRPDKLRERLKELEEYLLLNKIVYYSWDDTKLKILLSTGLIVNLTINYKTGDLTNITFDKQLFLKLQVNIISDGTIFGSQVICVCNDGHVLGFGAPWKDGWVLDGGPRRRLHYHNDWLVVYGKSEVEHPQPWSPLTKDHQRANLHLYWIGCRDPELLAYRKTDGEPLLIIVSKVCSRTVIVVEQKVSQKGAVSVEVSNFELIGNTLKRMSITSVPLQTQVSCSALSESEERLLIGCIDGSLAILDRNRGSTRIVKAAFIATLAAWHPEGVIVAVANEKGYIQYYDTALNSIKSQLTSEDYTPAALLDLSGYFNTQFNVVSLNWGPKDLIISFEQGPLAILTHTEGSLSFKAVSQRYLTSGKIEQAVRLLLSWDFSDKVYFVLHQITMQLLRKPLTQDVAQYLQETLGSFHSSPTPLPSQIRHKFGHQIMCITRRFFHQLVRTGMFETAFLLAVDVGHHDLFMDLHYIAVKLGETEMAAAARAQASALLSRCSSEASNCSRSLCSQCSDSESCSSTTNYEENMKTSATKVDSENVMTTDFMQPTTCKIEEIEDRYTDIPRKPCPPRATYVKAPQVPSDFRNPIQAAPSVPPLPFYRSLGVSYIQQYVENISQKTRITSSGDLPTNQDMDHNISGLPHLNSFNLFKSSNHNYMPLSKESSPLPRVSNMSSKLSKSCHNLDSASKTFPPPPKFLNVQNHTSFDNLIDFDEPIASKVSRKVTTKVKFSDTVTAFIVPEVKRSVKPPLPSHITDPQRELAESLPLCHPNEDYLKDFTPVRKNGEGGNSSEASAPPKIKVVHFGVV; encoded by the exons ATGTCCGCCTTTTTAAGtgatattcatttttggaCCACTCAGGAAGACATTCTCATTAAAGAAACTGACTATGGGTCATTCAA gtattatcaaaaaaaagaATCCTGCCTGTCCTCCAATGCCTTAGCAAAACGAACATTCTGTGAACAATCTGGTATTACTTCCATTCCCAATAATAAACGACCAGATAAATTGAGAGAAAGATTAAAAGAATTGGAAGAGTATTTGCTccttaataaaattgtatattattCTTGGGATGacacaaaattaaagattCTATTGTCCACTGGCTTAATTGTTAATTTGACcattaattataaaactgGAGATCTCACAAACATAACTTTTGATAAGCAATTATTTCTAAAGTTGCAAGTGAACATTATTTCGGATGGGACTATTTTTGGCTCCCAAGTGATCTGTGTGTGTAATGATGGGCATGTGCTGGGTTTTGGAGCTCCTTGGAAAGATGGTTGGGTATTAGATGGGGGCCCTAGGCGGAGGTTACATTATCATAATGACTGGTTAGTTGTTTATGGGAAATCAGAAGTGGAACACCCACAACCCTGGAGCCCTCTAACAAAAGACCATCAAAGAGCCAACCTGCATCTGTATTGGATAGGATGTAGGGATCCAGAACTTTTAGCTTATAGGAAAACAGATGGGGAACCTTTGCTGATTATAGTGAGCAAAGTTTGCAGTAGAACTGTTATTGTAGTGGAGCAAAAAGTTTCTCAGAAAG GGGCAGTATCAGTGGAAGTtagcaattttgaattaataggCAACACGCTTAAAAGGATGTCAATTACATCAGTGCCATTGCAAACTCAAGTGAGCTGCAGTGCTCTGAGTGAAAGTGAGGAGCGGCTTCTTATAGGTTGCATTGATGGGTCTTTGGCTATTTTGGATAGAAATAGAGGGTCCACTAGGATTGTGAAAGCTGCTTTCATAGCAACTTTGGCTGCTTGGCATCCAGAAGGG gtaatAGTTGCAGTGGCTAACGAAAAGGGCTATATCCAGTATTATGATACAGCtctaaattcaattaaaagtcAACTTACCAGTGAAGATTATACACCAGCTGCATTGCTTGATTTAAGCGGATACTTCAACACGCAGTTTAACGTTGTTTCCTTAAATTGGGGCCCAAAAGACctaattatttcatttgagCAAGGTCCACTGGCCATTTTAACACACACAGAAGGATCTCTAAGTTTCAAAGCTGTCTCGCAACGTTATCTCACATCTG GCAAAATTGAACAGGCAGTTAGATTGCTTTTGAGTTGGGATTTTAGTGATAAAGTATATTTCGTTTTACATCAAATAACAATGCAACTTTTAAGAAAACCTTTAACTCAAGATGTTGCCCAATACCTTCAGGAAACTTTAGGTTCCTTTCATAGCTCACCCACACCATTACCATCACAAATCAGGCATAAATTTGGCCATCAA ATCATGTGTATTACCAGGAGGTTCTTTCACCAATTAGTGCGAACTGGCATGTTTGAAACTGCATTTTTATTGGCAGTGGATGTAGGGCATCATGATTTGTTTATGGATTTGCATTACATAGCTGTTAAGTTAGGGGAAACTGAGATGGCTGCTGCTGCACGGGCTCAAGCTTCTGCTTTATTAAGCAGGTGCTCTAGTGAAG CTTCAAATTGCTCAAGATCTCTGTGCTCTCAATGCTCTGATAGTGAGAGTTGCAGTAGCACCACAAATTATGaagaaaacatgaaaacttCTGCAACTAAAGTGGATTCTGAGAATGTAATGACCACTGATTTTATGCAACCAACAACTTGTAAAATTGAAGAGATTGAGGATAGATATACTGATATACCTAGGAAGCCATGTCCACCTCGAGCAACTTATGTTAAAGCCCCAcag gttCCATCAGATTTTAGAAACCCAATTCAGGCAGCTCCCTCAGTACCCCCACTACCATTTTACAGATCTTTGGGAGTTTCATACATCCAACAATACGTAGAAAACATATCACAAAAAACAAGAATTACTTCTTCAGGCGATTTACCCACTAACCAAGACATGGACCATAATATTTCAGGATTACCCCACTTGAACAGTTTTAATCTCTTTAAAAGTTCCAATCACAATTACATGCCGTTGAGCAAGGAATCTTCCCCTCTCCCACGAGTTTCTAACATGTCTTCAAAGCTTTCAAAAAGCTGTCACAATCTAGATAGTGCCAGTAAAACCTTTCCGCCACCCCCAAAATTTCTAAACGTACAAAATCACACGTCCTTTGACAATCTTATCGATTTTGACGAGCCAATTGCGTCAAAAGTGTCTCGGAAAGTGAcaacaaaagtaaaattttctgatacgGTGACTGCGTTTATTGTCCCTGAAGTAAAAAGGTCTGTAAAACCACCTTTACCTTCGCATATAACTGATCCCCAAAGAGAGCTGGCTGAAAGTTTGCCGTTGTGTCATCCGAACGAAGATTATTTGAAAGATTTTACGCCTGTTCGGAAAAACGGGGAGGGGGGGAATAGTAGTGAAGCTAGTGCGCCTCCTAAAATTAAGGTGGTTCATTTTGGGGTTGTTTga